One part of the Rutidosis leptorrhynchoides isolate AG116_Rl617_1_P2 chromosome 1, CSIRO_AGI_Rlap_v1, whole genome shotgun sequence genome encodes these proteins:
- the LOC139841480 gene encoding uncharacterized protein produces MANNNNNANSNQIPNENENELRNSFTKLLNYGASSMPNFGASSSNPNAQSYPNFSNYFPGQRLNEMQQQQLMQQQQFQLQNFNLQHMLHQQAMQAQQQNQYQHMLQQQSQPQRQSQQQQSQSQAPDTPTRKKRSHKKKIGGVSKKEIYKKKMWDPEEEAWLATCWIDSSEDSKKGNSQKISTLWNTIYEKFNNNERGWYRGDDQLTSKWRNVNRVCKDFNGFYEDVKRNWRSGQNDEGIMKKALLIYKREKLKDFNMVQAWDVLKKHPKWYAPPPFGGEDEGGDDDDDDNDVEEGFDDSFHVDVSDLRPIEKELFGSDHLQRPQGKDKAKNAARRSVSSDAGTTSRSTNSSKPSKYSGKKRGGKKYITRGFSKCGLLTTSRAWDSNS; encoded by the exons atggcaaacaacaacaacaacgcaaACTCAAACCAAATCCCTAACGAAAACGAAAACGAATTGCGCAATTCGTTTACGAAATTACTCAATTACGGGGCATCTTCTATGCCTAACTTTGGTGCATCTTCATCAAACCCTAATGCTCAATCATATCCCAACTTTAGTAATTACTTTCCGGGTCAACGATTGAACGAGATGCAACAACAACAACTTATGCAACAACAACAATTTCAACTTCAAAATTTCAACTTACAACACATGTTGCATCAACAAGCTATGCAAGCTCAACAACAAAATCAATATCAACACATGttgcaacaacaatcacaacctcaaagacaatctcaacaacaacaatcgcaatcccaagcaCCCGACACGCCTACTAGAAAGAAAAGAAGCCATAAGAAAAAAATTGGGG GTGTATCGAAAAAGGAAATATATAAGAAAAAGATGTGGGATCCCGAAGAAGAAGCGTGGTTAGCCACTTGTTGGATTGACTCGTCCGAAGATTCAAAAAAGGGAAACTCTCAAAAAATAAGTACGTTGTGGAATACGATTTATGAGAAGTTTAACAACAATGAACGTGGTTGGTATCGTGGGGATGATCAATTGACGAGTAAATGGCGTAATGTTAATCGGGTGTGTAAGGATTTTAATGGTTTTTACGAGGATGTGAAACGCAATTGGCGTAGTGGTCAAAATGATGAAGGGATCATGAAAAAAGCGTTGCTTATTTATAAAAGAGAAAAGTTGAAAGATTTTAATATGGTTCAAGCGTGGGATGTTTTGAAAAAACATCCAAAATGGTATGCACCACCGCCTTTCGGGGGAGAAGACGAGGGcggcgatgatgatgatgatgataacgatgttGAAGAAGGTTTTGATGATAGTTTTCATGTTGATGTTTCCGACTTGAGGCCGATTGAAAAAGAGTTGTTTGGTTCCGATCATTTGCAAAGGCCTCAAGGTAAAGacaaggcaaaaaatgccgcgagacGATCCGTTTCATCCGATGCGGGCACGACATCACGTTCAACAAATTCTTCCAAGCCCTCCAAATATTCGGGAAAAAAAAGAGGAGGAAAAAAGTACATCACTCGAGGCTTTTCGAAATGCGGCTTACTTACAACAAGCCGCGCATGGGATTCAAATTCTTAA